A window of the Trichoderma asperellum chromosome 6, complete sequence genome harbors these coding sequences:
- a CDS encoding uncharacterized protein (MEROPS:MER0000836), translating into MPTEGVYIRPSGQKTFIPLENNPEVFTSLVHDLGVSPDLGFYDVYSLDDADLLSLVPRPVLALIFITPEPMYYAVRNQDGTAVGPPQLTYDKSGDQEPVIWWQQTIGHSCGLMALLHSVANGEARKFVIKNSFLDGLLNQATPLKPVERAAALYNNEELEKKHMKAARTGNSQPPGANEDNFNHFISFVKGKDGHLWELEGATDGPLDRGLMIEGDDVLSDGALDLAVRKFLKASDGNLNFSIVALAKKPE; encoded by the coding sequence ATGCCAACCGAAGGCGTATACATACGTCCATCCGGACAAAAAACCTTTATCCCGCTGGAAAACAATCCCGAAGTCTTCACATCGCTCGTGCACGACCTCGGAGTCTCTCCAGATCTCGGATTCTACGATGTCTACAGTCTCGATGATGCGGATCTCCTTTCGCTGGTGCCGCGTCCTGTCTTGGCGCTCATATTCATCACCCCAGAGCCCATGTATTATGCAGTTCGCAACCAAGACGGAACTGCCGTGGGTCCGCCTCAACTGACCTACGATAAGAGCGGTGACCAAGAGCCCGTCATTTGGTGGCAACAGACAATTGGACATTCATGCGGCCTCATGGCGTTGCTACATTCGGTTGCTAATGGAGAGGCAAGAAAGTTTGTTATAAAAAACTCTTTCCTGGATGGTTTGTTGAACCAGGCCACGCCGCTGAAGCCCGTCGAAAGAGCCGCTGCATTATACAATAACGaagaattggaaaaaaagcaCATGAAGGCTGCTAGAACTGGAAACTCCCAACCACCTGGTGCCAATGAAGACAATTTTAACCATTTTATATCCTTTGTCAAGGGAAAAGACGGCCATCTGTGGGAGCTGGAGGGAGCCACCGATGGCCCTCTGGATCGCGGACTAATGATCGAAGGTGATGATGTGCTTAGTGACGGGGCGCTGGATTTGGCTGTGCGCAAGTTTTTGAAGGCCAGCGATGGGAACCTGAACTTTAGCATTGTGGCATTGGCGAAGAAGCCGGAGTGA
- a CDS encoding uncharacterized protein (EggNog:ENOG41): protein MQNLRIAIIGAGPAGCALARLLHLGGIEATVFEGEDSASVRSQGGTLDLHTTSGLAAVKEAGLWDEFLSHARYDGQYMAITDKDLHYYVVRGLDAESNVAFGERPEIDRVKLREILLDSLPEGTVKWGHRLQKIEGSTLIFTNGTTASFDLIVGADGAFSKVRLSIAPELKPEYTRVAMHHFSIPDAEKTAPEVYKIVNRGSVFASADGQRFTLQQMGDGSINAGFGFVREDADWMKPEKCGYDSQDLAEVKKAVAKEIEHWGPEFHRALDAAQGETSTRSLWRLPVGQKWQHKAGVTLIGDAAHLMTPHAGEGVNQALEDAMLLARVILKAQSSEELDEQIVAFESEMIARVEKIQQLAWDRCQGLMFTPGVPKTLMDRMIQQRIKEAKAMGLDAEQMKAMDAAVAKAQAQADALNKA, encoded by the exons ATGCAGAACTTACGAATTGCCATCATTGGAGCAGGCCCAGCTG GCTGCGCGCTCGCCCgacttcttcatcttggaggCATCGAAGCCACCGTATTCGAAGGAGAGGATTCCGCCAGTGTCCGGTCTCAAGGCGGCACTCTGGATTTGCACACTACCTCGGGTCTAGCAGCCGTCAAAGAAGCCGGCTTGTGGGACGAGTTCCTGTCGCATGCTCGCTATGATGGGCAATATATGGCCATTACAGACAAGGATTTGCACTACTACGTCGTCCGGGGTCTTGATGCCGAGTCCAACGTTGCGTTTGGAGAACGCCCGGAAATCGACCGCGTGAAGCTCAGAGAAATCCTGCTCGACTCTCTCCCTGAAGGCACCGTCAAATGGGGCCATCGCCTGCAAAAGATCGAAGGCAGCACCTTGATATTTACCAATGGAACAACCGCTAGCTTCGATCTTATTGTTGGTGCCGATGGTGCGTTCAGCAAGGTCCGCCTATCCATTGCTCCTGAGCTGAAGCCGGAGTACACGAGAGTCGCAATGCATCATTTCAGCATCCCCGATGCTGAGAAAACCGCCCCAGAGGTTTACAAAATCGTCAACCGCGGAAGCGTGTTTGCCAGTGCCGATGGCCAGCGGTTCACTCTTCAGCAGATGGGCGATGGTAGCATCAATGCGGGCTTCGGCTTTGTGCGCGAGGATGCGGATTGGATGAAGCCTGAAAAGTGCGGCTACGACTCCCAAGACTTGGCCGAGGTGAAGAAAGCAGtcgccaaggagattgaaCATTGGGGCCCCGAGTTTCATAGGGCCCTCGATGCCGCTCAGGGGGAGACAAGCACCAGATCGCTCTGGCGACTTCCCGTCGGACAAAAATGGCAGCACAAGGCTGGCGTCACTCTTATTGGCGATGCAGCGCATCTGATGACTCCTCATGCCGGTGAAGGTGTCAACCAAGCTCTTGAAGACGCCATGCTTCTCGCTCGTGTGATTCTCAAAGCTCAGAGCAGCGAAGAGCTAGACGAGCAGATCGTTGCATTCGAGTCAGAAATGATAGCTCGCGTCGAAAAGATTCAGCAGCTAGCCTGGGATCGCTGCCAAGGCTTGATGTTCACCCCCGGCGTGCCCAAGACTCTCATGGATAGAATGATTCAGCAACGGATCAAGGAGGCTAAGGCGATGGGGTTGGATGCAGAGCAGATGAAGGCGATGGATGCCGCTGTGGCCAAGGCACAGGCTCAGGCAGATGCTCTGAACAAGGCATAA